In Paenibacillus larvae subsp. larvae, the following proteins share a genomic window:
- the rd gene encoding rubredoxin: MRRKNYEKYICQPCGYIYDPKIGDPDEDILPGTAFEDLPEDWVCPVCGEDKSQFAPIEG; encoded by the coding sequence ATAAGGAGAAAAAATTATGAAAAATATATATGTCAGCCTTGCGGGTATATTTATGATCCGAAGATTGGTGATCCTGATGAAGATATTTTACCCGGTACAGCTTTTGAGGATCTTCCCGAGGATTGGGTTTGTCCGGTCTGTGGTGAAGACAAAAGCCAATTTGCACCTATTGAAGGTTAA
- a CDS encoding Crp/Fnr family transcriptional regulator produces MTEISCQYAEELCTRKVPIFASLSEEDLAKVSVMIKHRKYEKGEALILEEQPSDTLFIIKQGHVKLLKTTPQGKEQILHILSNEDFFGELNIFSSDELSNFSAYALKKTEICMFTKEDMEHLVRNNPDISLKLLKTVTKRLAHAENLAQSLATKDPEIRIVHMILELVDKYGKTVQGQIKVELPLSREELANYVGVTRETISRKFSKFERLGMIEIKGTREITIRNMQKLNEYID; encoded by the coding sequence ATGACAGAAATTTCTTGCCAATACGCCGAGGAACTGTGTACTCGCAAAGTACCTATTTTCGCCTCTCTTTCTGAGGAGGATTTGGCCAAAGTTAGCGTGATGATTAAACACAGAAAGTATGAGAAAGGGGAAGCGCTGATTCTGGAGGAACAACCTTCGGACACATTATTCATTATTAAGCAAGGCCATGTCAAACTGTTGAAAACAACGCCTCAAGGAAAAGAACAAATCCTGCATATACTGTCTAATGAAGATTTTTTTGGTGAGTTGAATATCTTCAGCAGTGATGAATTAAGTAATTTTAGTGCCTATGCACTGAAAAAGACTGAAATTTGCATGTTCACCAAAGAAGATATGGAACATCTTGTCCGAAACAACCCTGACATTTCGTTAAAGCTGCTCAAAACGGTTACGAAAAGATTGGCGCACGCGGAAAACCTGGCCCAAAGTCTGGCGACAAAGGATCCTGAAATACGTATTGTCCATATGATCCTGGAACTCGTGGATAAATACGGAAAAACAGTCCAGGGACAGATTAAGGTTGAGCTCCCTCTTTCACGCGAAGAATTGGCCAACTATGTCGGAGTTACGCGGGAAACCATCAGCCGCAAATTCAGCAAGTTTGAACGACTAGGTATGATTGAAATCAAAGGCACCCGGGAAATCACGATACGAAATATGCAAAAGCTAAACGAATATATTGATTAA
- a CDS encoding DUF418 domain-containing protein, producing the protein MLKPTAGKERIADLDYIRGFALIGILLVNMPLFSGAEYQTYTGADRVIRLIFDLFVQAKFYTIFSFLFGVGFYLFVSRALVKGYSLNLYKKRITGLLLIGLVHLIFFWKGDILAIYAVSGFLAVPFFRKEPYEIRNWGFVLIGVFLIVFVILPSLMAWTMQPSSGKTDPELMRAFDPEKAEQTIRAFQQLSLWEWVKWRFQYEVLDSFVNQLVVIPNILGLFLLGLYAGKIGLFSNAASYRQPLHRIQIWMAALSLPSLTAIILLYAAGEHAALYNQTFVTVSGFTLGIGYIVTLILLLQNSGVKRWLKPLSAYGQMALTNYLLHTVISVSLFVPGHLYRKIGLRQGVLISVFLTVIQITLSNWWLCHFRFGPAEWAWRCFTYGQLQPLKKSG; encoded by the coding sequence TTGCTTAAACCAACAGCCGGAAAAGAACGCATTGCGGATCTTGACTATATTCGCGGCTTCGCCCTAATCGGGATTCTGCTCGTGAATATGCCCCTGTTCAGTGGAGCTGAATATCAGACTTATACAGGAGCTGACCGTGTGATCCGGCTAATATTTGATTTGTTTGTGCAGGCCAAATTTTATACTATATTTTCTTTTTTGTTCGGGGTAGGTTTTTATTTATTTGTCTCCAGGGCATTGGTTAAGGGGTATAGCCTGAATTTATATAAAAAGAGAATTACCGGACTGCTTCTGATCGGGCTGGTCCATCTTATTTTTTTCTGGAAAGGGGATATTCTGGCTATCTATGCGGTTAGCGGTTTTTTGGCTGTCCCTTTTTTCCGGAAGGAACCATACGAAATACGAAATTGGGGGTTCGTCCTAATCGGGGTATTCCTCATTGTTTTTGTCATTCTTCCAAGCCTTATGGCATGGACTATGCAGCCATCGTCGGGTAAGACAGATCCTGAGCTTATGCGTGCATTTGATCCGGAGAAAGCCGAGCAAACCATCCGCGCGTTTCAGCAGCTTTCACTCTGGGAGTGGGTAAAATGGCGGTTTCAATACGAAGTTTTGGATTCATTCGTCAATCAGTTAGTTGTAATCCCCAATATTCTGGGGTTATTTTTGCTGGGACTTTATGCGGGGAAAATCGGACTTTTCTCCAATGCAGCTTCCTATCGTCAGCCGCTTCACCGAATTCAAATATGGATGGCCGCCCTTTCTCTCCCTTCCTTAACTGCCATAATTCTTTTATATGCGGCTGGGGAACATGCTGCCCTATATAATCAAACTTTTGTAACAGTGAGCGGGTTTACTTTGGGGATAGGGTACATCGTGACGCTCATCCTGCTTCTGCAAAACTCTGGTGTGAAACGCTGGTTAAAGCCTTTGTCTGCCTATGGTCAGATGGCTCTCACGAATTATCTGCTGCATACGGTTATCAGCGTTTCACTCTTTGTCCCCGGCCACCTGTACAGGAAAATTGGTTTGCGGCAAGGAGTACTGATCAGCGTGTTCCTGACGGTTATTCAAATAACTCTGTCCAATTGGTGGCTTTGTCATTTCCGGTTCGGCCCCGCCGAATGGGCCTGGCGTTGTTTTACCTATGGTCAACTTCAGCCGCTGAAAAAATCGGGATAA
- a CDS encoding IS3 family transposase: protein MDNACTESFFGHFKSECLYIQSFESEEALKTAIDKYIRFYNYDRFQAKLSNFSPVEYRTKVA from the coding sequence TTGGATAACGCCTGTACGGAGAGTTTTTTTGGGCATTTCAAATCAGAGTGTCTATACATACAATCTTTTGAATCTGAAGAGGCACTCAAAACCGCTATAGATAAATACATACGGTTTTATAATTACGACAGGTTCCAGGCAAAATTAAGCAACTTTAGTCCGGTGGAATACCGTACTAAGGTTGCTTAG
- a CDS encoding IS3 family transposase, whose translation MRIWLKKTYGIHVNHKRVYRLMKQMGIQAQIRKKKRYYEKKKYVWFPIMY comes from the coding sequence ATGCGAATTTGGTTGAAGAAGACGTATGGTATACACGTAAACCACAAAAGGGTTTATCGTTTAATGAAACAAATGGGGATACAAGCTCAGATTCGCAAAAAGAAAAGGTATTATGAAAAAAAGAAGTATGTGTGGTTTCCGATAATGTATTAA
- a CDS encoding transposase, translating into MKRIQRTHSAESKYKAVQMYLECGLGYKRVAKELNIPEASIRRWVKYYENEGMAGLEEKRGKSKGLNKGRPRKNPLSPEEELIRLRAENEYLKKLWALQRRGRKT; encoded by the coding sequence ATGAAAAGAATACAACGCACTCACTCAGCTGAATCGAAATATAAAGCAGTTCAGATGTATCTTGAATGTGGTTTAGGGTATAAACGCGTTGCTAAAGAGTTAAATATTCCAGAGGCTTCAATAAGACGCTGGGTTAAATATTATGAAAATGAAGGTATGGCTGGGCTAGAAGAGAAACGTGGGAAATCAAAAGGTTTGAACAAAGGCAGGCCGAGAAAGAACCCTCTGAGCCCTGAGGAGGAATTAATTAGATTGCGCGCGGAGAATGAATATTTAAAAAAGCTTTGGGCGCTACAAAGGAGGGGAAGAAAAACGTAA
- a CDS encoding LacI family DNA-binding transcriptional regulator, whose protein sequence is MATIRDVAKHAGVSVATVSRVINETGYVHKDTRKKVETAIRELHYTPNEVARSLYKRKSRLIGLLLPDITNPFFPELARGVEDEMQENDFRIIFGNSDENINKEKEYIQTFVQNNVVGVIASTNHPDTDTYRNLGIPVVFLDRTADNRPAVYADGREGGRIAAHEMIARGSRQITVMQGPDSIRPAQDRYQSAAGVLGSQGIAFNMIQTTSFSFTEAGIWAKELFERYPDTDGVIASNDIVATAVLHEALRLGKKVPEDVQIIGFDDIPLSSLLTPALTTIRQPAYDMGRASAGLLIQLLENENVNHKIIKMPVTFTERETTRKVEQHG, encoded by the coding sequence ATGGCAACCATTAGAGACGTAGCGAAACACGCGGGCGTTTCGGTAGCTACTGTGTCGCGGGTGATCAACGAGACGGGTTATGTTCATAAAGATACCCGTAAGAAGGTTGAAACTGCTATCAGAGAGCTGCATTATACGCCGAATGAGGTAGCAAGATCTTTATATAAGCGAAAATCCAGACTGATCGGTCTGCTTCTCCCGGATATCACCAACCCCTTTTTTCCAGAGCTTGCGCGCGGGGTGGAGGACGAGATGCAGGAGAATGATTTTCGGATCATTTTTGGCAACAGCGATGAAAATATAAATAAAGAAAAGGAATACATCCAGACTTTCGTGCAAAATAACGTGGTTGGCGTGATTGCCTCCACGAATCATCCGGATACCGATACATATCGGAACCTGGGAATTCCGGTAGTATTTCTCGACCGAACGGCGGATAACCGCCCGGCGGTATATGCGGATGGCCGTGAGGGCGGAAGAATTGCTGCCCATGAAATGATTGCCCGCGGCAGCCGGCAGATAACGGTGATGCAAGGTCCCGATTCGATCCGGCCAGCGCAGGATCGTTATCAAAGTGCGGCTGGCGTGCTGGGCAGTCAAGGAATCGCATTTAATATGATCCAGACTACATCGTTTTCATTCACGGAGGCTGGAATCTGGGCGAAGGAACTGTTCGAGCGGTATCCCGACACCGACGGCGTTATCGCCAGCAACGACATCGTAGCGACAGCAGTGCTTCATGAAGCGCTCAGACTTGGCAAAAAGGTGCCGGAAGACGTGCAGATTATCGGCTTTGACGATATTCCGCTCAGTAGCCTTCTGACCCCGGCGCTGACGACGATCCGGCAGCCTGCCTATGATATGGGAAGAGCATCGGCCGGCCTCTTGATTCAATTGCTGGAAAATGAAAATGTTAATCACAAAATCATTAAGATGCCCGTGACGTTTACGGAGCGGGAAACGACGAGGAAGGTGGAGCAGCATGGCTAA
- the rbsK gene encoding ribokinase: MAKIIVVGSSSIDLVVTSSKRPGAGETVLGESFKTVPGGKGANQAVAAARLGANVTMIGRVGSDAFAEQILDNFKQNEVCIDYVEPVTHMKSGTAHIVLAEGDNSIVVVKAANNEVTPEYIDRCMGAFNGADMVMLQQEIPVETVTHVSRVCKRLGIPLLLNPAPAHPLDEEVIENAAYITPNEHEAKTLFASLSVSGGLRKYPNKLFITEGCRGVRYFDGLNEVLVPSYKVETIDTTGAGDTFNAAFAVALAEGKPIFESVRFANCAASLSVTKFGAQGGMPYRQEVEAQM, translated from the coding sequence ATGGCTAAAATTATAGTAGTGGGTAGCTCATCAATCGATTTGGTTGTCACATCATCCAAACGTCCGGGAGCCGGTGAAACGGTTCTCGGCGAAAGTTTCAAAACCGTTCCCGGAGGCAAGGGAGCTAATCAGGCCGTCGCCGCAGCGCGACTCGGTGCCAACGTGACCATGATTGGGCGCGTGGGAAGCGATGCTTTTGCTGAGCAAATTTTGGACAACTTTAAACAAAACGAAGTTTGTATCGACTATGTGGAACCGGTTACACATATGAAAAGCGGAACTGCGCACATCGTATTGGCTGAGGGGGATAACAGTATTGTTGTTGTTAAAGCGGCCAATAATGAAGTAACGCCGGAATATATCGACCGCTGTATGGGAGCTTTTAACGGGGCGGATATGGTGATGCTCCAACAGGAAATCCCGGTGGAAACCGTGACCCATGTCAGCAGGGTGTGCAAACGGCTTGGCATTCCTTTGTTGCTGAACCCGGCGCCGGCCCACCCCCTTGATGAAGAAGTGATCGAAAACGCCGCATACATTACGCCAAATGAACATGAAGCGAAAACTTTGTTTGCATCCCTAAGCGTTTCCGGGGGGCTGCGCAAATATCCGAACAAGCTGTTTATCACTGAAGGCTGCAGAGGTGTCCGTTATTTTGATGGTTTAAACGAAGTGCTTGTTCCTTCTTATAAGGTAGAAACAATCGATACAACAGGCGCGGGAGACACATTTAACGCCGCTTTCGCTGTTGCGCTCGCTGAGGGCAAACCGATTTTCGAGAGCGTCCGTTTCGCTAACTGCGCAGCTTCCTTGTCCGTGACGAAGTTTGGAGCGCAGGGCGGCATGCCGTATCGTCAAGAAGTGGAGGCGCAAATGTAA
- the rbsD gene encoding D-ribose pyranase, which yields MKKQGILNSHISKVLADLGHTDTIVVADVGLPIPDGVKKIDLALTLGSPSFEETVNAIASDMEIEKVIIAEEMKTQNTEAFHFVEDKFTGCAIENCPHEEFKQLTRKAKAVIRTGEAKPFANIILQAGVYFG from the coding sequence ATGAAAAAACAAGGCATCTTGAACAGTCATATTTCGAAAGTTTTGGCCGATTTGGGTCACACGGACACGATCGTCGTCGCCGACGTCGGACTTCCGATCCCGGATGGGGTTAAGAAAATCGATCTGGCTTTAACGCTGGGCTCGCCAAGTTTTGAAGAAACCGTTAATGCTATCGCATCCGATATGGAAATCGAGAAGGTCATCATTGCGGAAGAAATGAAAACCCAAAATACGGAAGCGTTCCATTTTGTTGAAGATAAATTTACAGGGTGCGCGATTGAAAATTGCCCTCATGAAGAGTTCAAGCAACTGACCCGCAAGGCCAAAGCCGTGATCCGTACGGGCGAGGCCAAGCCGTTTGCAAATATCATTTTACAGGCAGGCGTCTATTTTGGTTAA
- a CDS encoding sugar ABC transporter ATP-binding protein, whose protein sequence is MQIQMKGIHKAFGSNQVLSGVDFDLREGEVHALMGENGAGKSTLMNILTGLHPRDEGTILIDGKETYFANPKEAECQGIAFIHQELNIWPDMTVVENLFIGKEVSSPWGLLKSKEMKTLAKQQFKKLSVDIPLNIESGQCSVGQQQMIEIAKALLTNTKVIIMDEPTSALTEREIQKLFEVIESLKQEGVSIVYISHRMEEIFEICDRITVMRDGRTVDTKDIPKTNFNEVVKNMVGRELTERFPTRNPSPGEVVLEVEHASCKGLFEDVSFKVREGEIVGFSGLMGSGRTEIMRALFGLDRMDQGEIRMFGKKAVIRKPVDAVKNGIGFITEDRKDEGLILDFSVRENMVLPSLSEFITKGIISSQKEKLFVYALVKRLQIKTHSSETKAGNLSGGNQQKVVIAKWVGISPKLLILDEPTRGVDVGAKREIYQLMNELTGHGVAIIMVSSELPEVLGMSDRIVVVHEGRITGELSKEEATQEKIMTLATGEQ, encoded by the coding sequence ATGCAGATTCAAATGAAAGGAATCCACAAAGCCTTCGGCAGCAACCAGGTATTATCCGGTGTTGATTTTGACCTGCGCGAAGGCGAAGTTCACGCCTTAATGGGGGAAAACGGTGCCGGCAAGTCAACCTTGATGAACATTCTTACAGGCCTGCACCCAAGGGACGAAGGAACCATCCTCATCGACGGTAAGGAAACGTATTTTGCCAATCCGAAAGAGGCGGAGTGTCAAGGCATCGCTTTTATCCACCAGGAGTTGAATATTTGGCCCGACATGACCGTGGTGGAGAACCTGTTCATCGGAAAGGAGGTATCCTCGCCATGGGGACTTCTGAAGTCGAAGGAAATGAAGACGCTCGCAAAACAGCAGTTCAAAAAGCTTTCCGTCGACATTCCGCTGAACATCGAATCAGGGCAATGTTCGGTTGGGCAGCAGCAAATGATTGAGATCGCCAAGGCGCTGCTCACGAATACCAAAGTCATCATCATGGATGAACCGACGTCGGCGTTGACTGAAAGAGAAATTCAAAAGCTGTTTGAAGTAATCGAGTCCTTGAAGCAAGAAGGCGTATCCATCGTTTATATCTCGCACCGAATGGAGGAGATATTCGAGATCTGCGACCGAATTACGGTTATGCGGGACGGCCGAACGGTAGACACAAAGGATATTCCGAAGACCAATTTTAATGAAGTCGTCAAGAACATGGTCGGCAGAGAGCTGACTGAACGTTTCCCGACACGCAACCCTTCACCAGGCGAGGTTGTTTTGGAAGTTGAGCATGCATCCTGCAAGGGATTGTTTGAAGATGTAAGCTTCAAGGTCCGTGAAGGCGAAATCGTCGGCTTCTCCGGTTTGATGGGTTCCGGCCGCACTGAGATTATGAGAGCGCTGTTCGGACTGGATCGAATGGATCAAGGAGAAATCCGTATGTTCGGTAAAAAGGCAGTGATCAGAAAGCCGGTCGATGCAGTTAAAAATGGAATCGGTTTCATTACCGAAGACCGCAAAGACGAAGGATTGATCCTGGACTTTTCCGTTCGGGAAAACATGGTTCTACCAAGCCTTAGCGAGTTTATAACCAAGGGCATCATCTCATCGCAAAAAGAAAAGTTGTTCGTTTATGCTCTGGTCAAGCGCTTGCAAATTAAAACACATTCATCGGAAACAAAAGCCGGCAATTTGTCCGGCGGAAATCAGCAGAAGGTGGTTATTGCCAAGTGGGTAGGCATCAGTCCGAAGCTGCTGATCCTCGATGAACCAACCCGGGGCGTGGATGTTGGCGCCAAGCGCGAAATATATCAGCTGATGAACGAGCTGACAGGCCATGGCGTTGCCATTATTATGGTTTCCTCCGAATTGCCGGAAGTTCTCGGCATGAGCGACCGCATCGTTGTTGTTCACGAAGGTCGAATCACGGGAGAATTAAGTAAAGAAGAAGCGACACAGGAAAAAATAATGACGCTGGCGACAGGGGAACAGTAA
- the rbsC gene encoding ribose ABC transporter permease RbsC, which produces MKIINDAKTTKGFQLSQITQKLGPLLGLIILIIIVSVLNPSFLEPLNILNLLRQVSINALIAFGMTFVILTGGIDLSVGSILALSSAFIANMLVSGFEPILAIIIGCFLGGMMGMINGLMITQGKMAPFIATLATITIFRGLTLVYTDGNPITGLGDSMTFQLLGRGYQFGIPVPAITMIITFAVLWVILHKTSFGRKTYAIGGNEKAAIVSGIKVSRFKIMIYSLAGLFSALAGAILTSRLNSAQPTAGTSYELDAIAAVVLGGTSLSGGRGRIVGTLIGALIIGTLNNGLNLLGVSSFYQMVVKGIVILIAVLIDRKKSA; this is translated from the coding sequence ATGAAAATAATCAATGATGCAAAAACAACCAAAGGCTTTCAATTATCGCAAATCACACAAAAGCTGGGACCGCTTCTTGGTCTGATTATTCTGATTATTATTGTATCAGTCCTCAATCCAAGTTTTCTGGAACCGCTTAATATTTTGAACCTGCTGCGGCAGGTATCTATAAACGCACTCATTGCGTTCGGTATGACCTTCGTTATTTTAACAGGCGGCATCGACTTGTCCGTCGGCTCTATCCTGGCGTTATCAAGCGCCTTTATCGCCAATATGCTTGTATCCGGTTTTGAACCAATTCTGGCGATCATCATTGGCTGTTTTCTCGGTGGTATGATGGGCATGATCAACGGTCTCATGATTACCCAAGGAAAAATGGCACCGTTTATCGCGACATTGGCAACAATAACGATTTTCAGAGGGCTTACGCTCGTTTATACCGACGGTAACCCGATCACCGGACTCGGCGACAGCATGACATTCCAGTTGCTCGGCCGCGGTTATCAATTCGGCATTCCGGTTCCTGCTATTACGATGATCATTACCTTTGCGGTTCTGTGGGTGATTTTGCACAAAACTTCCTTCGGACGCAAAACTTATGCGATCGGCGGCAACGAAAAAGCGGCTATCGTTTCCGGTATTAAAGTTTCACGCTTCAAAATCATGATTTATTCTTTGGCAGGTTTGTTCTCCGCTTTAGCCGGAGCGATTTTGACCTCGCGTCTGAATTCGGCGCAGCCGACTGCAGGCACATCCTATGAGCTGGACGCCATCGCTGCGGTTGTTTTGGGCGGTACAAGCCTTTCCGGCGGACGCGGACGTATTGTCGGTACGCTGATTGGCGCACTGATTATCGGTACCCTAAACAACGGGCTCAACTTGCTCGGTGTATCTTCCTTCTATCAAATGGTTGTCAAAGGTATCGTCATTCTGATCGCCGTGCTCATCGACCGGAAGAAATCCGCATAA
- the rbsB gene encoding ribose ABC transporter substrate-binding protein RbsB, whose protein sequence is MKKLTFILIAFLLILTTGCSLEPPGWAKPKTGGDLKDIKIGLSVSTLNNPFFVSLKDGVVEEARKHGMETIVVDAQNDSAKQSNDVDDLMQKGVNVLLINPTDSASISTVVQSANSLGIPVITLDRSADQGDVKALVASDNVKGGKMAAEFIEKIVGKGAKVVELEGVAGASATRERGKGFHEVADQNLKVIAKQTADFDRTKGLNVMENLLQANPDVQAVFAHNDEMALGAIEAIKSSGKDIPVVGFDGNDDAMKSIKEGKLTATVAQQPEWIGQLAVQAVYDVLQGRTVEKTIPAPLKLVTNE, encoded by the coding sequence ATGAAAAAGCTAACGTTTATTTTAATAGCGTTTCTGCTCATTTTAACGACAGGATGTTCCTTGGAACCTCCAGGTTGGGCCAAACCCAAGACGGGCGGAGACCTGAAAGATATAAAAATCGGTTTATCCGTCTCCACGTTGAATAATCCGTTTTTCGTTTCCTTAAAAGATGGTGTGGTTGAGGAAGCCAGAAAGCATGGTATGGAAACGATCGTCGTCGACGCTCAAAACGATTCCGCTAAACAAAGCAATGACGTCGATGACCTGATGCAAAAAGGCGTCAATGTGCTGCTGATTAACCCTACCGATTCCGCATCCATTTCTACCGTCGTGCAATCGGCGAACAGTCTTGGCATCCCTGTTATTACTCTTGACCGCTCAGCAGATCAGGGTGATGTCAAAGCGCTTGTTGCTTCAGACAACGTAAAGGGAGGCAAAATGGCGGCAGAATTCATCGAGAAAATTGTGGGCAAAGGCGCGAAGGTAGTTGAGCTTGAAGGCGTAGCGGGCGCATCGGCAACCCGTGAACGCGGCAAAGGTTTCCATGAAGTAGCAGACCAGAATTTGAAGGTCATCGCCAAACAAACTGCAGATTTTGACCGTACGAAAGGTTTGAACGTCATGGAAAATCTACTGCAGGCAAATCCTGATGTGCAAGCCGTGTTTGCACACAACGACGAAATGGCACTGGGTGCTATCGAGGCTATTAAAAGCTCCGGCAAAGACATCCCGGTCGTCGGTTTTGACGGCAACGATGATGCAATGAAATCGATCAAGGAAGGCAAGTTGACGGCAACCGTTGCTCAGCAGCCTGAATGGATTGGACAGCTAGCGGTTCAAGCCGTATATGATGTTCTCCAAGGCAGGACGGTGGAAAAAACCATCCCTGCACCTCTCAAGCTGGTGACGAATGAGTAA
- a CDS encoding MarR family winged helix-turn-helix transcriptional regulator, whose product MENVRELFQIMTRRFGFLNKNCCTAGGCDISLIQSHILYEIDHQHKPSIQQVAEALGIDITTFSRQVQSLIKMKLVKKTPDPDDRRVNLLSLTTEGKYVATSIDQQMNSYLNEIFSHMNDFEKDTVIRSIKLLNEAMSKSGQCCSTS is encoded by the coding sequence GTGGAAAATGTACGCGAACTATTTCAAATCATGACTAGACGTTTCGGTTTTCTGAATAAAAATTGTTGTACTGCCGGTGGATGCGATATCTCCTTAATTCAAAGTCATATTCTTTACGAAATTGATCACCAGCATAAACCATCCATACAGCAAGTAGCAGAGGCATTAGGTATAGATATCACAACGTTTAGCCGTCAAGTTCAATCGTTAATCAAGATGAAATTAGTGAAAAAAACGCCCGATCCAGACGACCGAAGGGTAAATCTGCTTTCTCTAACGACGGAAGGTAAGTATGTTGCGACGTCAATAGACCAACAAATGAATTCCTATTTAAACGAAATCTTCTCGCACATGAACGATTTTGAAAAAGATACTGTCATTCGCTCGATTAAACTATTGAATGAAGCGATGTCGAAATCAGGGCAGTGCTGCTCAACCTCTTGA
- a CDS encoding arsenite methyltransferase: MNHVSNDQIRQNVRSRYKEIALQEVETGSCCSPASSCFGSADNVSSKLGYSSEELSSVPDGVNLGLGCGNPQAIAELKPGEVVLDLGSGGGFDCFLASRQVGETGRVIGVDMTPEMLSRARRNAVKGGYTNTDFRLGEIEHLPVADQTVDVIISNCVINLSPDKQQVFHEAFRVMHHGGRLAISDVVMTAELPVEIKNDLDVIYSGCISGASSVEELKKMLTQSGFKDVTIELKEESRAFIKEWVPGSKAEDYIVSAVIKGIKP, from the coding sequence ATGAATCATGTAAGTAATGATCAAATTCGTCAAAATGTGCGCAGCCGTTATAAGGAAATCGCATTGCAAGAAGTGGAGACAGGTTCATGTTGTTCGCCAGCGTCAAGTTGTTTTGGATCGGCAGATAATGTGTCTTCCAAATTGGGCTATTCATCGGAAGAATTATCCTCTGTTCCGGATGGTGTAAATCTTGGTCTTGGTTGTGGTAATCCACAAGCTATAGCTGAGCTTAAACCGGGAGAAGTTGTTTTGGATCTCGGCAGCGGCGGTGGTTTCGATTGTTTTCTTGCCTCCCGCCAAGTAGGGGAAACCGGTCGAGTCATCGGAGTAGATATGACGCCAGAAATGTTGAGCCGTGCCCGTCGTAACGCCGTCAAAGGAGGATACACTAATACAGACTTTCGACTAGGGGAAATCGAGCATTTACCTGTTGCGGATCAAACGGTAGACGTCATCATTTCCAACTGTGTTATCAATCTTTCTCCAGATAAACAGCAAGTATTCCATGAAGCGTTCCGCGTTATGCACCATGGTGGTCGCCTGGCAATTTCTGATGTTGTGATGACAGCAGAGCTACCAGTGGAAATCAAAAATGACTTAGATGTTATATACTCGGGTTGCATATCCGGAGCTTCATCCGTTGAAGAGCTTAAAAAGATGTTAACGCAAAGTGGATTTAAGGATGTAACCATCGAACTAAAAGAGGAGTCTAGAGCGTTTATCAAAGAATGGGTACCTGGTTCGAAGGCAGAGGATTATATCGTCTCAGCTGTTATAAAAGGGATCAAGCCGTAA
- a CDS encoding aspartyl-phosphate phosphatase Spo0E family protein → MYIEIRVAQKNNMICFSTTPVMIVSETVYRWWNQSSYTVKNHEWSVVIIKALFNEKHICLIEKIESVRQQLVQAANEKKTFTDIGVVTLSQELDTYLLEYQKLPLKTIF, encoded by the coding sequence TTGTATATAGAGATAAGGGTTGCACAAAAAAACAATATGATATGTTTTTCAACAACCCCTGTTATGATTGTATCAGAAACAGTTTATAGATGGTGGAACCAATCATCGTATACTGTTAAAAATCATGAATGGAGTGTTGTAATCATTAAAGCTCTTTTCAATGAAAAACATATCTGCTTAATTGAAAAAATTGAATCTGTTCGACAGCAACTAGTACAAGCAGCAAACGAAAAAAAAACCTTCACAGACATAGGCGTTGTTACATTGAGTCAAGAATTAGACACTTACCTTTTAGAGTATCAGAAACTTCCCCTCAAGACTATATTTTGA